The genomic interval CGTCCAGTTCGCCTTCGATACGTCCCGTCACCACGCCGAGGTCGACGTCCTGGTGGCTGCCCAGGTACGCGTCGATGACGGCCTGATCGTGCATCACGGTCTCGGGCGGCCCCTCGGCGACGATGCGGCCCTCTGCCATGACGATGACCCAGTCGGCGATGTGGCGCACCATGTGCATGTCATGCTCGACGAACAGCACGGTCATGCCGAGGTCTTTCAGGTCGAGGATGTGGTCGAGCAGCGACTCGGTGAGGGCAGGGTTGACGCCGGCCATGGGCTCGTCGAGCATGACGAGTGTCGGGTCGCTCATCAGCGCGCGCGCCATTTCGAGCAGCTTTCGCTGGCCGCCCGAGAGGCTCGCGGCGTAATCGTCGGACTTGGCATCCAGCTTGAAGCGGCTGAGCAGCCCTCTCGCCTTCTCCTCGATCTCGTTGTCCTGCTTGCGCCAGATCGCAGGGATCAGGCTCGCGAAGATGCGCTCCCCTTTCTGTGCGGTCGCGCCGAGCTTCATGTTCTCCAGCACCGTGAGCAGCGAGAGCGCCTTCGTCAGCTGGAACGTGCGGACCTGTCCCATCCGGGCGACCTTGAACGACGGGATGCCGGAGAGGCTCTTGCCGTCGAAGCTCCAGGTGCCGCTGTCGGGCTTGTCGAACCCGCAGAGGAGGTTGAACAGCGTGGTCTTGCCGGCACCGTTGGGTCCGATCAGAGCGGTGATGACTCCGCGGGGGACCTCGACATGTTCCACATCGACGGCCGTGAGGCCGCCGAAGCGCCGGGTGACGTTGTCGGCGATCAGGATCGGGTCGACTTTGGCGACGCCAGGGACGTTCTCGCCTTTCGCGAGTCCCTGAGCCTTGGGGCGACGAACGCTGCCCGTCGTCGTCGGGACTGCATCGGTGACGGGAGCCACCGTGTCGGCTGGCGGATTCTGAGGTGCGCCGGATGAGGTGCCGTTACTTGACAAAGGTCAGCTCCCTCTTGTTCCCGAGGATGCCCTGTGGGCGGAAGATCACGATCAGCATGAGCGCGACGCCGACCAGGATGAATCGGAGCGTTCCGGCCTGCACCGACGACAGCGGCAGGATGCCGGAATTCGCCAGCGCCGGCAGCACGTTGCCGAGGAAGCCCATGATGACCCAGAAGATCACAGAGCCGAGCACGGGGCCGAAGACTGTGGCCGCGCCACCGAGCAGCAGGATCGTCCAGATGAAGAAGGTGAGGGAGGTCGTGTAGGTCGCTGGGACCACGGCCGAGGGGAGCGCGAAGACGACGCCACCCAGGGCGCCGAACACACCACCGAGGATGAGGGCCTGCATCTTGTACGCGAAGACGTTCTTGCCGAGCGAGCGCACGGCGTCCTCATCCTCGCGGATGCCCTTGAGCACTCGACCCCACGGGCTGCGCATGATCGCCCAGACGATGTAGACCGCGATCGCCAGGAGCAGGGCGCCGAACACGCGCACCCAGAGCTGGTCGGCCGTCCACTGCCATGGGCCGAAGCCGTACGTACCCGGAGGGAACGGATTCGCACCGCGGAACCCGGCGTGGTACCCGCCGAGACCGTCCGCCGAGTTGGTGTACTCGTCGAACAGCTGCGTCGTCAGGAACAGGCGGACGATCTCCGCTGCCGCGATCGTGACGATGGCGAGATAGTCCGCTCGCAGTCTCAGCGTCGGGATGCCGAGGATGAACGCGAAGCCGACCGCTGCGAGGCACCCGACGATGATGCCGACCCACCAGGGCCAGCCGAAGCTGAGAATGGAGATCGCGTAGCCGTAGGCGCCGAGGGCCATGAAGCCCGCCATGCCGAAGTTCAGCAGTCCGCCGTAGCCGAACTGCACCGCGAGTCCCACTGCCGCGAGGGCGTAGGCAATGGTCTCCGGGCTGAACACCCAGTAGGCCGTGTTGTTGAAGATCTGTCCCCAGTCCATGTCGCCCCCTAACCGAGTCTCTCTTTGCGACCCAGGATGCCCTGAGGTCTGACGAGCAGGATGATGATCAGCACCGCGAGAGCGCCGACATACTTCATGTCGGGCGGAATCCAGAGCGTCGAGATCTCGACGAGGATGCCCACGATGATCGACCCGATGAGGGCTCCGAACGCGGTTCCCAGACCACCCAGGGTGACTGCCGCGAAGATCAGCAGCAGGACGCCCGAACCCATGTCCCACTTGATCCCGGGGCGGAAGTAGGCCCACAGGACACCGGCGATCGCGGCGAGGGCGGTCGAGAGCACCCAGACGATGCGGATCACTCTGTCCACGTTGATGCCGGATGCCGCGGCCAGGCTCGGGTTGTCGGAGATCGCTCGTGTCGCCTTGCCGATGCGGGTGTACAGCAGCCAGTAGGCCGTGGCCGCGATCAGCACGATGCTGATGCCCATGGACACGACGTCCAGCAGCGACAGCGAGATCGGACCGATCTTGATGTCGCGCGCGCCACCAGCGCCGGGCAGTTGATACGTGCTGCCGCCGATGAAGAACTGGAACGTGTAGCGGGCGGCGAGCGACAGGCCGATACTCACGATCATCAGCTGAACCAGCCCGAGGCCCTTGCGCCTGAGGGGTTTCCAGAGACCGGCGTCGAGAACCCAGCCGAGTATGGCGCCCGTGACGATCACGACCGGGATGACGATCCACATGGGCCAGGCCAGCCAGACACCGAACACCAGCGCGACGATCGCACCGAACGTGAGGATCTCGGCGTGCGCGAAGTTGGTCAGGCCCGTCGTGCCGAAGATCAGTGACACACCGATCGAGGCCAGCGCGAGCAGCAGGCCGAAGTTGAGGCCGTTCATCAGCCGATCGAGCACTTGGTCGATGAAGCTCGTCTGCGTGCGTTCGCCAGGTGCCAGGAAGCTGTTGATGATCACCGACCCGGTGAGACCGAACTCCTCCTCTTTGGGGTTGTCCTCGACGATGACACCCTCGGGAAGGGTCGACTCGTCGACTTCGATCGTGTACGTGTCCTTCTCCGGGACATAGAGCTTCCACCGGCCGTCCGCGCCGGTGAGCGTCTCCGCTTCGAAACCGTTGCCTTGGACCGTCACCCGCACGTCGGGAACGGGCTCGTCCTTATAGGTGATCACTCCGGCGAAGTAGAACGCCGTCTGCTCCTGGTCGGCGCCCGGCTCATCCGGTGCGGCCGCGCTTGCTGTTGCCGGTGTCTGCAGTACGAGCAGCGTGGCCGCGAGGAGAGTGCCGATCACGATGATCAGCCATCTCAGCGAACGCCACTCGTGCGTAGTCGTGGAACCCACGTATCCTCCAGTCAGGCAGCCACGGCAAGACGTTACGGGTCGCATCAGCCGTGACGACGACGGTACGAGCGTAATGTGTCGTTCTTGTTTCGCCTACAACAAACCCTCCGTGCCGTGACCGAATCGCAACCGGGCGCTGTGCGGCATCCGGAGTCAGCTTCACTGCGCGCTCGGAATGAATTCGCAGGGTCGACGCTTAGAATCGAGTACGGAGCGTTCCCGCGCACCGGCCGTCGTCGTCCACACCTCGAGCAACGCGCCGCGCGCGCAGGAGAACCCATGGAGCATCACGACCCCTTCGGCTTCGTCGGACTGACCTACGATGACGTGCTCCTCCTGCCGGGGCACACCGACGTCATCCCGAGCGAAGCCGACACCTCTTCACGCCTGACGCGACGTATCAACGTCGCGACTCCGCTGCTGTCGAGCGCCATGGACACCGTCACCGAGGCGCGCATGGCCATCGCCATCGCGCGCGAGGGCGGGATCGGCATCATCCATCGCAACCTCGCGATCGAGGAGCAGGCGTCGATGGTCGACCGGGTGAAGCGCAGCGAGTCGGGGATGATCTCCAACCCGATCACCACCACGCCCGAGGCCACGGTCGACGAGGTCGAGGCGCTGTGCGCGCAGTTCCGAATCTCCGGCCTTCCCGTCGTCGACGACGCGGGCCGCCTCGTGGGGATCGTCACGAACCGCGACATGCGCTTCGTCTCCGGCTTCGAGCGCTCCACCACCCTCGTGAAGGACGTCATGACCAGTGAGGGCCTCGTCACGGCCCCGGTCGGGATCGGCGCGAACGACGTCATCGCGCTGTTCGCCAAGCACCGCGTGGAGAAGCTGCCGCTGATCGACGACGACGGCACGCTCGCCGGACTGATCACGGTCAAGGACTTCGACAAGAGCGAGAAGTATCCCCTCGCGACCAAGGACGAGCAGGGCCGTCTGCGCGTCGGCGCGGCGATCGGGTTCTTCGGCGACGCGTGGGAGCGCGCCGAGGCACTCCGCGACGTGGGTGTCGACGTCCTCGTGGTCGACACGGCGAACGGCCAGTCGGCCGGTGTGATCGACATCATCACGCGCTTGAAGGCCGACGCCTCGTTCGATCACATCGACATCATCGGCGGCAACGTGGCCACCCGCGAGGGCGCTCAGGCACTCATCGACGCGGGGGTGGATGCCGTCAAGGTCGGCGTCGGACCGGGCTCGATCTGCACCACGCGCATCGTCGCGGGGGTCGGCGTGCCACAGGTGACCGCGGTCTACGAGGCATCCCTCGCGGCCCGCGAAGCCGGCGTGCCGGTGATCGCCGACGGCGGCCTGCAGTACTCCGGCGACATCGCCAAGGCGCTCGTCGCCGGCGCCGACACGGTGATGCTCGGCTCGCTGCTCGCCGGTACTGACGAGTCGCCTGGAGAGATCGTCTTCCAGGGCGGTAAGCAGTTCAAGCAGTACCGGGGCATGGGATCGCTCGGCGCGCTGCAGACCCGCGGCAAGAAGACCTCGTACTCGAAGGACCGCTACTTCCAGGCCGACGTGCCCAGCGACGACAAGCTGATCCCGGAGGGCATCGAGGGCCAGGTCGCTTATCGCGGTCCCGTCGCCGCCGTCGCCTACCAACTGGTCGGAGGACTGCGGCAGTCGATGTTTTACGTCGGCGCCCGCACGATCGACGAGCTCAAGGCCAAGGGCCGGTTCGTACGGATCACGGCCGCGGGACTCAAAGAGTCGCACCCGCACGACGTGCAGATCGTGGTCGAGGCCCCGAACTACAAGCGCTGACGCGCGACAGTTCACAGAGCTCGCGGCTGTGCGCGAAGCCCGCAGACTCGAGCCGCATGACTGCGCACTCGGCGCCTGCCTGCGAAGTCTGTGAGTCGCCGGTCCGGGGCCGGTTGCGGCGGCGCTGTCGCCGCGGCTCGTGTACGTCTTCAACGTCCCGCTGACGACGCTTCTGCGGCGCCGGGAGCGCGCACAGTAGAACGCGGCCACCTGAGGGCGCTCAGCCGCTCTCGTCGATGAGGTCGCGCACGGCATCGCCGATCTCATCGGCGACGACGGGCTCCATGAAATGCGGTGCGTCGACCCACCGAAGCTCGCCGGGGGAGCCCCGCCCTCACGTGCAGGTTGTGACGTTCAGGCGCGTGCGAGCTCGGCCTCGGGTTCGGCGGACGCGTCGCTCGAGGCATCCGTCGCCTCCTCGGTGGCGCGAGCCGAGCGGCCGACCGGCAGCCAGAGCGCGGCGATGGCAGCGGCGAACAGGACCGCTGAGCCGACGAGGACGGCGGGACGCGCCGCATCCACGTAGAGGTCGGGTTGCAGTTCGCCCCCGGCGCTGACGAAGATCGCCGTCATCACCGCGGTGCCGAGCGCGATGCCGATCTCACGCACCGTGGAGTTGACGCCCGATGCCTTGGCGTGGTCGACGGCGCCGAGGGTCGCAAGCAATGCCGTCGCGGAAGGTGCGAACACGAGCCCCATGCCGACACCGGCCATGATGAACGGCACGATCAGCTGCGGATAGTCGAGGTCGGCCGACAGCGTGAGTCCGATCCAGGCGAGCGCCGCACCCTGCAGCAGCAGGCCCGTGAGCATGAGCGCTCGGGTGCCCACGCGCGGCGCGATGATGCCCGCGATCGGTGCCACGAACATCGGTGCGAGGGTCCACGGCGTGGTCTGGACGGCGGCCTCGAGCGGAGTGGAGCCCTGCACGACCTGCATGTACTGGATGAGGATGAACACGGCGCCGAAGGTGCCGAAGCTGAACGCGAAGCCCACGATGTTGGTGATCGAGAACGACCGATCGCCGAAGAGCCGCAGCGGAACGAGCGGGGCCTTGGCGCGCCGCTGCCACAGCACGAATGCGATCAGCAGGGCGGTTCCGGCGACGATCTCGGTGACCACTCCGATGGATGACCAGCCGTCGTCGTTGCCGCGCACGATCGCGTGCACCAGGGCGAGCACCCCGACCGCCG from Microbacterium pumilum carries:
- a CDS encoding ABC transporter ATP-binding protein, whose protein sequence is MAPVTDAVPTTTGSVRRPKAQGLAKGENVPGVAKVDPILIADNVTRRFGGLTAVDVEHVEVPRGVITALIGPNGAGKTTLFNLLCGFDKPDSGTWSFDGKSLSGIPSFKVARMGQVRTFQLTKALSLLTVLENMKLGATAQKGERIFASLIPAIWRKQDNEIEEKARGLLSRFKLDAKSDDYAASLSGGQRKLLEMARALMSDPTLVMLDEPMAGVNPALTESLLDHILDLKDLGMTVLFVEHDMHMVRHIADWVIVMAEGRIVAEGPPETVMHDQAVIDAYLGSHQDVDLGVVTGRIEGELDASAAELLEEIKEAEEASITEAEEGK
- the guaB gene encoding IMP dehydrogenase, producing MEHHDPFGFVGLTYDDVLLLPGHTDVIPSEADTSSRLTRRINVATPLLSSAMDTVTEARMAIAIAREGGIGIIHRNLAIEEQASMVDRVKRSESGMISNPITTTPEATVDEVEALCAQFRISGLPVVDDAGRLVGIVTNRDMRFVSGFERSTTLVKDVMTSEGLVTAPVGIGANDVIALFAKHRVEKLPLIDDDGTLAGLITVKDFDKSEKYPLATKDEQGRLRVGAAIGFFGDAWERAEALRDVGVDVLVVDTANGQSAGVIDIITRLKADASFDHIDIIGGNVATREGAQALIDAGVDAVKVGVGPGSICTTRIVAGVGVPQVTAVYEASLAAREAGVPVIADGGLQYSGDIAKALVAGADTVMLGSLLAGTDESPGEIVFQGGKQFKQYRGMGSLGALQTRGKKTSYSKDRYFQADVPSDDKLIPEGIEGQVAYRGPVAAVAYQLVGGLRQSMFYVGARTIDELKAKGRFVRITAAGLKESHPHDVQIVVEAPNYKR
- a CDS encoding DHA2 family efflux MFS transporter permease subunit, which gives rise to MSEVLTATPVRRRAFGLVVAAASLPMFMATLDNLVMTNALPVLHAQLGASVEELQWFVNAYTLAFASAILIASALGDRFGRRTVFMIGIAVFGIGSVLAALSTDPTQLIAARALQGFGGAGVLPLSLALIASGVAPERRPLAIGLWGGISGLGVAVGPLIGGAVMEGWNWQAIFWINVPVAIIAIPLALFVLNNDFGARSRIDVVGAVLAAVGVLALVHAIVRGNDDGWSSIGVVTEIVAGTALLIAFVLWQRRAKAPLVPLRLFGDRSFSITNIVGFAFSFGTFGAVFILIQYMQVVQGSTPLEAAVQTTPWTLAPMFVAPIAGIIAPRVGTRALMLTGLLLQGAALAWIGLTLSADLDYPQLIVPFIMAGVGMGLVFAPSATALLATLGAVDHAKASGVNSTVREIGIALGTAVMTAIFVSAGGELQPDLYVDAARPAVLVGSAVLFAAAIAALWLPVGRSARATEEATDASSDASAEPEAELARA
- a CDS encoding branched-chain amino acid ABC transporter permease, giving the protein MGSTTTHEWRSLRWLIIVIGTLLAATLLVLQTPATASAAAPDEPGADQEQTAFYFAGVITYKDEPVPDVRVTVQGNGFEAETLTGADGRWKLYVPEKDTYTIEVDESTLPEGVIVEDNPKEEEFGLTGSVIINSFLAPGERTQTSFIDQVLDRLMNGLNFGLLLALASIGVSLIFGTTGLTNFAHAEILTFGAIVALVFGVWLAWPMWIVIPVVIVTGAILGWVLDAGLWKPLRRKGLGLVQLMIVSIGLSLAARYTFQFFIGGSTYQLPGAGGARDIKIGPISLSLLDVVSMGISIVLIAATAYWLLYTRIGKATRAISDNPSLAAASGINVDRVIRIVWVLSTALAAIAGVLWAYFRPGIKWDMGSGVLLLIFAAVTLGGLGTAFGALIGSIIVGILVEISTLWIPPDMKYVGALAVLIIILLVRPQGILGRKERLG
- a CDS encoding branched-chain amino acid ABC transporter permease, which translates into the protein MDWGQIFNNTAYWVFSPETIAYALAAVGLAVQFGYGGLLNFGMAGFMALGAYGYAISILSFGWPWWVGIIVGCLAAVGFAFILGIPTLRLRADYLAIVTIAAAEIVRLFLTTQLFDEYTNSADGLGGYHAGFRGANPFPPGTYGFGPWQWTADQLWVRVFGALLLAIAVYIVWAIMRSPWGRVLKGIREDEDAVRSLGKNVFAYKMQALILGGVFGALGGVVFALPSAVVPATYTTSLTFFIWTILLLGGAATVFGPVLGSVIFWVIMGFLGNVLPALANSGILPLSSVQAGTLRFILVGVALMLIVIFRPQGILGNKRELTFVK